In Deinococcus sp. KNUC1210, a single genomic region encodes these proteins:
- a CDS encoding Gfo/Idh/MocA family protein yields the protein MTVRLALLGVAHVHALGYAALLRDRDDVHLLGFSETDPELARIFAAHSGLKALPLEELLKARPDGVIVCSETAHHLPLVEAAAAAGAHVLCEKPIAVTDEQAQAMNQVCRAAGVQFVTAFPARFSPDVQRLRQQLQGGGLGSVLTYSGVNHSVAPDHEHPWFGDLLLAGGGAGMDHIVHLADLLRHFGEQPAEVYARFLPVPAWVHADHADIDAAGLVLLRLTSGATASIDCSWSRPRGYPRWGHLQLNVVAAFAMLSLDVFAQTLNVSGAAYRWAGYGPDLNALMLADFIRVCGDARPGRADWQDGYEALKIVHAAYDSAAADQPVRLNAPPHSPA from the coding sequence CACGCCCTGGGATACGCGGCGTTGCTGCGGGACAGGGACGACGTGCACCTGCTGGGCTTTTCTGAAACCGATCCGGAACTCGCCCGGATCTTTGCCGCCCACAGTGGTCTGAAGGCGTTGCCACTCGAAGAGCTCCTGAAGGCCAGGCCCGACGGCGTCATCGTATGCAGCGAGACTGCCCATCATCTGCCGCTGGTCGAGGCGGCGGCCGCTGCTGGCGCACACGTGCTGTGCGAAAAGCCCATCGCTGTGACGGACGAGCAGGCACAGGCAATGAATCAGGTCTGCCGCGCTGCGGGGGTGCAGTTCGTGACGGCCTTTCCCGCCCGATTCTCGCCCGATGTTCAGCGGTTGCGGCAGCAGTTACAGGGAGGTGGACTCGGCTCCGTCCTGACCTACAGCGGCGTCAATCACAGCGTCGCCCCAGACCACGAACACCCGTGGTTCGGTGATCTGCTGCTGGCGGGCGGCGGCGCGGGCATGGATCACATCGTCCATCTGGCAGACCTGCTGCGGCATTTCGGGGAACAGCCCGCCGAGGTCTACGCCCGGTTTCTGCCGGTGCCAGCGTGGGTTCACGCCGATCATGCAGATATCGACGCTGCCGGACTCGTCCTGCTGCGGCTGACCTCCGGGGCCACCGCCAGCATCGACTGCTCCTGGAGTCGCCCGCGTGGTTACCCGCGCTGGGGACACCTTCAACTGAACGTGGTGGCCGCGTTCGCCATGCTCAGCCTGGACGTGTTCGCCCAGACCCTGAACGTCAGTGGAGCGGCGTACCGCTGGGCAGGCTATGGCCCCGATCTGAACGCCCTGATGCTGGCCGACTTCATTCGGGTCTGCGGCGACGCCCGTCCAGGCCGCGCAGACTGGCAGGACGGCTACGAAGCGCTGAAGATCGTCCATGCGGCCTACGACTCGGCGGCTGCGGACCAGCCCGTCCGTCTGAACGCTCCACCCCACTCACCTGCTTAA